One region of Dryobates pubescens isolate bDryPub1 chromosome 20, bDryPub1.pri, whole genome shotgun sequence genomic DNA includes:
- the ID3 gene encoding DNA-binding protein inhibitor ID-3: MKAISPVRSVRSCYEAVCCLSEQSLAIARGGNNKSPTLEEPMNLLYDMNDCYSKLRELVPGIPQGTKVSQVEILQHVIDYIFDLQIVLEEGGGKGRDPSSEATLLSLKAAGLASELCSKEERSLCH, from the exons ATGAAAGCCATCAGCCCGGTGCGGTCCGTCCGTAGCTGTTACGAGGCCGTTTGCTGTCTCTCGGAGCAGAGTTTGGCCATCGCTCGGGGGGGCAACAACAAGAGTCCCACCCTGGAGGAGCCCATGAACTTGCTGTACGATATGAACGATTGTTATTCCAAGCTTCGGGAGCTGGTGCCGGGCATCCCGCAGGGCACCAAGGTGAGCCAAGTGGAGATCCTCCAGCATGTTATCGACTACATCTTCGATCTCCAGATCgtgctggaggagggggggggcaaGGGTCGCGACCCTTCCTCGGAGGCCACCCTGTTGTCCCTCAAG GCGGCCGGGCTGGCATCGGAACTCTGCTCCAAAGAGGAGAGAAGTTTGTGTCACtaa